The Salvelinus alpinus chromosome 29, SLU_Salpinus.1, whole genome shotgun sequence region ttttctctcccacAGGCACATGGTCAGTGCCTCACAGGATGGCAAGCTTCTTATTTGGGACACCTACACCGGCAACAAGGTAAGGACTGATCACTGATCAGTCATCATCTTCACGTCTCTAACTATTTTCCTCTTAATGCATAGGATTTATATAGAGCGCTTTCTACTTGGTTTgcaaatgtatggagtaaatcCCTACTTCAACCACCGACGTGTAGAAGCAGTACCCACTTTTCTTTTAGATTGTCTTGACTTTGACTACGCAGCACACACTCTACGAATGTATTTATATGGTAAAAGTCAGCTAGTTGGGTATCTTAAGTCTTCTAATCTTGAGACAAAGCGAACTGGAAAGTGAGTGGTCTAGCGTTCTTCTCCCTGCCTTCCAGGTATATGCCGTCCCCCTCAAGTCCTCCTGGGTAATGAGTTGCTCCATGGCCCCTTCTGGCAATCTGGTGGCCAGCGGAGGTCTGGATAACATGTGCACCATCGCCAATATCAAGGGTGCCAGCCCAAAGACCCTCAGGGAGCTGGACGCACATGAAGGTGGGTATCGTAGTACAATGTCTGCTTCATCCGAGTTATCGTCAACTCCGATACCAACTGGGTTTACGGTCAACTCCGTGACCAACTGGGTTATGGACCAACTACAAGAGAATTCATTAAAAGCGTGTTCAATAAATTGGATGAGATCCAAATACGTAGGATATAAGTAGTACAAACAATAACATATCTATCTTTCTCCTTCCATCTCAGGCTACCTTTCTCATAGCCGCTTCCTGAGCGACAATGAGATCCTCACTGCATCCGGTGACACCACTTGTTGCCTGTGggatctggagactggcaagcAGAAGGTGATCTACAAGAGCCACGTGGGTGACTGTATGTGCCTGGCCGTGTCACCAGACCAGAACACTTTCATCTCAGGGGCGTGTGACTCCAGCGCCAAGCTGTGGGACATAAGAGATGGTGGCTGCAAGCAGACCTTCATCGGCCACACGAGTGACATTAACGCCATTGCGGTGAGCACATAAGACACGCCCCAGGGTTTTTCCTGGTCAGAATGACTCTGAATGATCTATATAttgtagtgaccttaacccaacaacTATCGACTTTGTCAAGATGTTGGGTTGCAGGTACAAGATTCTGGGTTCGGGCTCCGGTTGAGACTACCCCGTGACTTCAGTAGTCAGGGGGTAGTGCGATCCAAAATCGAAACATAATTTAGTCTGTACTTTGCTAACTCAGTCAACTCACCGGGCAAACTAACCTTCAAGTTCAATACATgtcaaaacaaaacaatacaTACTGAAATGGCCTTCTTTATACCCCAGTTCTACCCTAGCGGCACTGCAGTTATCACAGGTTCCGATGACTGCACCCTCAAGATGTACGACCTCCGTGCTGACCAAGAGGTCAATGGCTACCAGGACGCTGCATTGAATGCTGGCGTCACGTCAGTCTCCCTCTCCAGCTCAGGCCGCCTCATCTTCGCCGGCTACGACAACTTCAACTGCAACATCTGGGATTCTCTGAAGGCCGAGAAAGTTGGTGAGTAAAAGTGTGAGGGAAaccagtgagagagaagggagaggactgAGGGGATGGGTGAAAAGGAGTgagtagagacagagacaaacaaagagagaacagtcaatgtaaagagagggaggcagaagaGGAGACAGATGGCATgagtgaaaaatctgccgatgtgcccttgagcaaggcacgtaaccctaattgctcctgtaagttgctcttgataggagcatctgctaaatgactcaaatgtaaatgtaaataagtgGGTGGTTTAAACACAGGTAATGAAAGGGAGAAAGCGTATAGTCAAAGAAGTCTGGATGAGAGGCAGTCAATCAAAGAAACACGGGTAAAAAAGGGAATAGAAACTAGAACTGCATCATTTGCATCAGTGTGGATGactatcttcttcttcttctctcatccctctgtctctttctctctctctcaggtgttcTGTCTGGCCATGACAACAGAGTGAGCTGCATTGGGGTGCCAGACGATGGATTGGGTGTCTGCACAGGATCCTGGGATAGCTTCCTAAAGATCTGGAACTGAGCTGGTCCTCCAGAGGCGACattgggaaagagagaggggaagacaggggggggaggggggtggagctagaggaggagaggagaaggggttaAACACAAGCCTGAGAAAAAAAGGATGCTCATTTTGGGATTGGGGAGATATCAGGCGGAGGATTTTTGTCGTACCAGTTCACATaatttcttcccttctctctctccctccttttcatCTATGTATGCAATGTGAGAGGTGGTGAATGGGACTtcatagaacatactgtataaatGACATCGACAGCAGAACAAGATGCAGCCACACTACGTGTACACGTGAGAGTTTTAAAGTTATTGTTCAGACTATCAATATCGAGACGATgacaaacattaaaaaaaaataggatTATTTGAAATAATAAATGAATTAATGAAGAAAATATGCTCTACTTGTATCTAAGGTGAGAGTGACAATTGCACATATAGATTTTTGACAATAAAAATGtgaaataaatacagaaatataatgaACATAAATATAGATTTAGTATTACAGATCTATTTTTATTGTTTTGAGATCTTTGATGTATAAAGCCCACACTTATTAGCTGAAAGTTGATATgtacatttatttacatttagGTAATGTATTATTTATTGGAGTGCAGAGTTGATGTACAGTGCGGTTTGGTCACACAAATCCAATGTATGTGTGCCACAGGATTTGGCTGTTGACATTTTGGCATTTTGGGCCTACGATGATACATGCTAACCAACAGCACCCTCTGTCTTTGCCCCAAAATGGCTGCCATCACCTATCACCAACAAAATTAAACCATGTTCAATCACATACATCCGAGTTTGTCTATCCCTCTACTTTGAGTGTCCAGCATTCCTGAATCCTACTTCAGGAAAAAGGTTCTTGAGGTGTTACATATCAGATAACAATATATTCCCTCCCAACTGCATTTTGTAGCACTTTTACACATCGGCAGTATCTCTGTAAACATGCTATGTTTGTTGAAAAACCTTTCTAATAAACCTAGAATTCTGCATTAACACCATGTCTGTGTATTTGCGCTTTGACAGTTAACCATTTAGAACAAAGTTTGACCAGGCTAATGTATACAGTTGTATTTCATATACAGATCTCTTTCTGGAGGACATTATTAAATGTTTTAGTTATGTGTCTTTACGTCAGTTTTTTTTCTTTTCCTTTTTGTGAGGTTTTTGTTTTGCTTATTCATCTTGTGTTTGTCGTCTCATGTTAAAACGAAGCTCACATGCTGTACTCCAATGCTTCATAATAAAACATCATTTAAACCGAACGCAAACATAACTACTCAACATGTGGAAACATTGGTAAGCGACCACGTTTTGGTTTAGTGGGGCTGTGAAAATGTAACCACCTTTCTAGACATAAGGACTGACAACTCATGACATCCACAAGATAACGTTAAACATATTTTGAAGCTATTACCAGATTGGATCCCAGTCCAATATTTTGTAGATTAAGACCACATTGTGGGGGGGTTCGATTAATCTGGCCTGGGCGCCTGTGTAGGCGTGTTTTGCACTGTCTGACTGTTGATTTGGAACTAAGTTTCCTACGCGGCTCTGGCCAATGTTGAAGTCGGCTCAAAAGATATAAGGACTGACAACTCATGACATCCACAAGATAATTTTGTTTGACGTAGGTTCAGCACATtgagtaatgagtaggattctgtgttttgACGTGCAAAAGTGATCACTTTTGATAAAAACGCTTTATCTGagttcccaatgaaaactagtttaAAAATTAgaacatacactactgttcaaaagtttggggtaacttagaaatgtccttgtttttgaaagaaaagctatttttttgtccattaaaataacaacaaattgatcagaaatacagtggagacattgttaatgttgtaaatgactattgtagctggaaactgcagattttttatggaatatgtacctaggcgtacagaggccccatatcagcaaccatcactcctatgttccaaaggcacattgtgttagctactccaagtttataattttaaaaggctaattgatcattagaaaaccattttgcaattatgttagcatagctgaaaactgttgttctgattaaagaagcaataaaactggcctttagactagttaagtatctggagcatcaacatttgtgggttcgattacaggctgaaaatggccagaaacaaagacctttcttctaaaactcatcagtctattcttgttctgagaaattaaggctattccttgcgagaaattgccaagaaactgaagatctcgtacaacgctgtgtactactcccttcacagaaaagcgcaaactgtctctaaccagaatagaaataggagtgggaggccccggtgcacaactgagcaagaggacaagtacattacagtgtctagtttgagaaacagacgcctcacaagtcctcaactggcagcttcattaaatagtacccgcaaaacaccggtctcaacgtcaacagtgaaaaggcgactccgggatgctagccttctaggcagagttgcaaagaaaaagccatttctcagactgggcaataaaaagaaaagattaagatgggcaaaagaacagacactggacagaggaactttcTGTTTCTGAATGATTCACACCATGCTGCATTGTTGACAAGATGACCAGGGGATGCAGATTACCGGTTGATTTGAGCATGGCACACCTCCCTCACTAGAGTCAAATGGGAAAGGgaaagttgtacaactgaatggcttcaactgaaatgtgccttccgcatttaacccaacccctctgaaccagagaggtgcagggggctgccttaatcgacatccacgtcttcagcgcccAAACAGTGGATTAACTGTCTTGCTCAGGGGAAGAATGACAGATGCTTACCTCcgcagctctgggattcaatccagcaaccttttggttactggcctaatgctctaaccacgaggctacctgcaaTGGGGT contains the following coding sequences:
- the LOC139558705 gene encoding guanine nucleotide-binding protein G(I)/G(S)/G(T) subunit beta-3-like isoform X2, which translates into the protein MGEMDTLKKEADGLKAQIEAGRKAVNDTTMATLASGVAAAPRVQLKNRKTLKGHLAKIYGLHWSADNRHMVSASQDGKLLIWDTYTGNKVYAVPLKSSWVMSCSMAPSGNLVASGGLDNMCTIANIKGASPKTLRELDAHEGYLSHSRFLSDNEILTASGDTTCCLWDLETGKQKVIYKSHVGDCMCLAVSPDQNTFISGACDSSAKLWDIRDGGCKQTFIGHTSDINAIAFYPSGTAVITGSDDCTLKMYDLRADQEVNGYQDAALNAGVTSVSLSSSGRLIFAGYDNFNCNIWDSLKAEKVGVLSGHDNRVSCIGVPDDGLGVCTGSWDSFLKIWN
- the LOC139558705 gene encoding guanine nucleotide-binding protein G(I)/G(S)/G(T) subunit beta-3-like isoform X1; protein product: MGEMDTLKKEADGLKAQIEAGRKAVNDTTMATLASGVAAAPRVQLKNRKTLKGHLAKIYGLHWSADNRCHRHMVSASQDGKLLIWDTYTGNKVYAVPLKSSWVMSCSMAPSGNLVASGGLDNMCTIANIKGASPKTLRELDAHEGYLSHSRFLSDNEILTASGDTTCCLWDLETGKQKVIYKSHVGDCMCLAVSPDQNTFISGACDSSAKLWDIRDGGCKQTFIGHTSDINAIAFYPSGTAVITGSDDCTLKMYDLRADQEVNGYQDAALNAGVTSVSLSSSGRLIFAGYDNFNCNIWDSLKAEKVGVLSGHDNRVSCIGVPDDGLGVCTGSWDSFLKIWN